ctccttttcccttcTGTTTCCTCACCTACACTCTCttttggtgatgatcttTGGACTTGGTTAGGAACCATCCACTCTGACTTCCTTGCCTTGACTGGGCAGGTCCCGCTTTCTGTTCACCCACTCTCTTTAACACTAATTGACAATTCTATCGACGAATACCCCGATCCGACTAGACGCCGGACAAACACACGCACGAAGCAATAATAATACTGGGAAGACCAACACACAAACCGACAATGATTTGGCAAAGGGCATTGGTGGCTTCGCTCCTGGCGATGGGGGCCCAGGCTGGAATTGGCGACATGGTGGCCGAGGgcatgatgagggggagTCCATCCGTCGAGAGGAGGTTACAAGAAATCGCAAAGGCAAACATCCTGTCAAGAGGATACATGGAGATTAGGCAAGCACCGGGACTGTCAACGGGCATTGGCAGCAACACACCCGTGAATCCTGACGGGACCGTCGACATGGAGAGGTGGAATGAGGAAGTCAACCAAGCTTGCAGAGACTCGCTCGAAACTCTCAACGTGGCCTCGAATCCATCAGGCGCCTGCATCTGTTacaacctccccgtcctcaACAACGTCACAGGCACCTTCGAAGCCGACCTGAGGCTTTTCCAAATTAGCCCACCAACTGGCGACTTTCAGGGCATTCCGCAGGAGCAGATCAACGTTGCACTGAGTTACAACGGTGCGTCGgtcgccgagaaggagggaggcgcTGCTCGACAAGGCCCAGAACCAGCCGAGGAAGGGAGGCTGCGGCTACTCCGGTCGTTCCTGTTTGTTGGTCGGATCAACAATGATGcgatgggaggggaggagattcCCATGTAAGCAAGCACCAAAGCTTTTGTCACCTTTGCGATGTGCCCGATGCTGACTCTGCCAAAAGGGCCCAACTGCAAGCTCTAGTCATGCCCATCGTCACGTTGTCCGCCGTCAACGCAGACGGCCAGACGGTGGCCACCAACGTGTCAGTGAACGAGGCCGCCTTCGTTTCTGGTGTCTTTTCGCAGGAGGTCGTCATGAGTACCTTTCGCCTAGCCGAACTTgctgtggaggaagaagttgcTCGTCTCAAGAACGGCACCACCGCTTTTGTTCTTCCCGGTGTGCAGCTGCTGATTTTCCCCATCGGTCTTATTATCACGAGCATTTGGCTGGTCATTGGTGTGGCTGCCTATGGCATGGGCACTTATGCGCGGTACAACTTCCGGGAGTCTCACAGAAGGATGGTGGCGAAGACACAGAAGGGGACCATGGCTCGTTTTTAAGCCATCGTTTCCCACTCTCCTTGATACCAGCTGCTCGCTTACACCCCG
The window above is part of the Podospora bellae-mahoneyi strain CBS 112042 chromosome 3, whole genome shotgun sequence genome. Proteins encoded here:
- a CDS encoding hypothetical protein (EggNog:ENOG503P3R2), encoding MIWQRALVASLLAMGAQAGIGDMVAEGMMRGSPSVERRLQEIAKANILSRGYMEIRQAPGLSTGIGSNTPVNPDGTVDMERWNEEVNQACRDSLETLNVASNPSGACICYNLPVLNNVTGTFEADLRLFQISPPTGDFQGIPQEQINVALSYNGASVAEKEGGAARQGPEPAEEGRLRLLRSFLFVGRINNDAMGGEEIPMAQLQALVMPIVTLSAVNADGQTVATNVSVNEAAFVSGVFSQEVVMSTFRLAELAVEEEVARLKNGTTAFVLPGVQLLIFPIGLIITSIWLVIGVAAYGMGTYARYNFRESHRRMVAKTQKGTMARF